Proteins from one Hyalangium ruber genomic window:
- a CDS encoding helix-turn-helix domain-containing protein, producing the protein MSDEELAGWLARNIKALREARGATQAQLSKLAGIPRATWAHLESGASNPTLAVLHRVASALQVSLEELVARPRANARYYPRESLTVRQRGAGLLRKLLPDPIPGMEFDRMELPPRVRMTGVPHTPGTREYLACEAGQLALVASGERFLLQVGDVVVFRGDQKHSYENPGDRTAVGYSVVLLAPPSR; encoded by the coding sequence ATGAGCGACGAAGAGCTGGCGGGCTGGCTGGCGCGCAACATCAAGGCGCTGCGAGAGGCGCGAGGAGCCACCCAGGCGCAGCTCTCGAAGCTGGCGGGCATTCCCCGCGCCACCTGGGCCCACCTGGAGTCAGGAGCGAGCAACCCCACGCTCGCCGTGCTCCACCGGGTGGCGAGCGCGCTCCAGGTCTCCTTGGAGGAGCTGGTGGCCCGGCCCCGGGCCAACGCCCGGTACTACCCTCGCGAGAGCCTGACCGTGCGCCAGCGCGGCGCGGGCCTGCTGCGCAAGCTGCTGCCGGATCCGATTCCGGGCATGGAGTTCGATCGGATGGAGCTGCCCCCTCGGGTGCGGATGACGGGCGTGCCGCACACCCCGGGCACGCGCGAGTACCTGGCATGCGAGGCGGGGCAGCTGGCGCTGGTGGCCAGCGGCGAGCGCTTCCTGCTCCAAGTCGGGGACGTGGTGGTGTTCCGGGGGGACCAGAAACACTCCTATGAGAACCCCGGGGACCGGACCGCGGTGGGCTACTCCGTCGTCCTGCTGGCACCGCCCTCGAGGTGA
- a CDS encoding SDR family NAD(P)-dependent oxidoreductase, with protein sequence MKLEGKAVLVTGASRGLGEALLKRLARKGARVVGVSRNAGEIEAVAAALRAEGHEAHALAYDVGDKEAIYPLVGAASALVGPIDVLVHNASTLGPTPLPLLLDTACEDLTRVLEVNVVGPFRLTKAVAGAMALRGGGLVVHLTSDAAVSAYPRWGAYGVSKVALEHLGRIWAAELEATGVRFLNVDPGDMDTRMHRDALPEADPATLARPEDVAARLVTLIERAEAVPTGSRLEAARLEAA encoded by the coding sequence ATGAAGCTCGAGGGCAAGGCGGTACTGGTGACGGGAGCAAGCCGGGGGCTGGGTGAGGCGCTGCTGAAGCGGCTGGCGCGCAAGGGGGCGCGCGTGGTGGGGGTGTCGCGCAACGCGGGAGAGATAGAGGCGGTAGCGGCCGCCCTTCGCGCGGAAGGGCACGAGGCGCATGCGCTGGCCTACGACGTGGGGGACAAGGAGGCCATCTACCCGCTGGTGGGCGCGGCCAGCGCGCTGGTGGGGCCCATCGACGTGCTGGTGCACAACGCCAGCACCCTGGGGCCCACGCCGCTGCCGCTGCTGCTGGACACCGCGTGCGAGGACCTCACGCGCGTGCTGGAGGTGAACGTGGTGGGGCCCTTCCGCCTCACCAAGGCGGTGGCCGGTGCCATGGCGCTGCGCGGCGGGGGCCTGGTGGTCCACCTCACCTCGGACGCGGCCGTGTCTGCCTACCCGCGCTGGGGCGCGTATGGCGTCTCCAAGGTGGCGCTGGAGCACCTGGGCCGCATCTGGGCCGCGGAGCTGGAGGCCACCGGGGTGCGCTTCCTCAACGTAGACCCGGGCGACATGGACACGCGGATGCACCGCGACGCCTTGCCGGAGGCCGACCCCGCCACGCTGGCGCGTCCCGAAGATGTGGCCGCCCGCCTCGTCACCTTGATCGAGCGCGCCGAGGCCGTGCCCACGGGCAGCCGCCTGGAAGCCGCGCGTCTGGAGGCCGCATGA